AGATATATTGTAGAAAATTACTTATCGACAGGTTCTTCGGTAGTAACGTTGGCACTTTGGTTTTGTAACAATTCACGGATGTCTTTAAGTGTTTCGAGTTCTTCGTTAGGAACAATCGCATCTTCTTCATCGTTTTTCTTCATAAATGTATTGACTGCTTTGACAATCATGAATAAAACAAATCCAGTGATGACGAATGAAATAATGGCTTGAAGGACAGTCCCAACGTGGAATTCAACCGCGCCAATCGTAAAGATAAGCTTACTCAAATTAATTTTGAACATGAATAAGTTAACTAAAGGCATAATGATACCAGATGATAATGACTTGACGACTCCAGTTAAGGCAGTCCCAATAATAACCCCAATCGCAAGGTCTAGGACGTTACCACGGAGAAGAAATTTTTTGAATTCTTCGAGCATGTTTTGTGCTCCTTTCAGTATTTTTAACATATTAATTCTATCATAGGTCACTAGTTAGGTGGGGAGTAAATGATTACAAAGTATCGGTACTTGGTTCGTCAATTTCGAAAATTGGAGTAATCATTAGGATGGGTGAAAAGCCAGGGGAGTATAATGAAAGCGTTTAAAAAACTTCAAAGTTTATTGGCTAGAAATTTGGTAAAATAGAATTATTGAGTAAAACATGTTTTCTTGGCATGGTTTGCATACCAAATAGATAAAACTTACAGAAAATGGAGTCTACAAATAATGTATAAAATGTTAGTTAGTGATTTAGATGAAACTTTATTGAACGATGATGGTACAATCAATCAAAAGAATGTCGACGCGATTAAAAAAGCAACTGCGATGGGTTTTAAGTTCGTGCCGAATACTGGTCGGAGTTTCAAATCCGTAGCGGCCTTATTAACAAAATTAGGCTTGAAGGATGTCGCTAATCAATATGTGATTTCATATAATGGTGGTGCGATTGTTGAAAACGAAGATGACCGTTTAGTGATTACTCGTGGGGTTGATTTTGAATTAGCGAAGACAATTTTCCACGCTGGGTTAATCAATGATACAGTTGATGCACACGTATATACGGTTGATACGTTATACATTTACAATATTTCGCCTTCAGATAAGCAATACATGGAAGAACGGCAAGTACCATACCAAATCATTGACGAAGCTAACATTGATTTCTTGCAAGACGCTAACATCATGAAGGTGATTTTTGAAAGCACCGATGAACAAGTTCGCCAAGATATTCGGACGGCGGTGTTAGCTGAAGTTGAGGGCCAAGTTGAAGCTACTTTCTCATCAGGTCGCTACATTGAATTTAACAAAAAGGGTACCGATAAAGGATCAGCTTCATTGATGCTTGGTGAAAAGCTCG
This is a stretch of genomic DNA from Periweissella cryptocerci. It encodes these proteins:
- a CDS encoding Cof-type HAD-IIB family hydrolase, which encodes MYKMLVSDLDETLLNDDGTINQKNVDAIKKATAMGFKFVPNTGRSFKSVAALLTKLGLKDVANQYVISYNGGAIVENEDDRLVITRGVDFELAKTIFHAGLINDTVDAHVYTVDTLYIYNISPSDKQYMEERQVPYQIIDEANIDFLQDANIMKVIFESTDEQVRQDIRTAVLAEVEGQVEATFSSGRYIEFNKKGTDKGSASLMLGEKLGIAQTEIIAAGDNNNDLSMIKAVGLGVAVQNAIPTVKEAADVVTERTNNEGAVAEIFEKYVFPDWVEA
- the mscL gene encoding large conductance mechanosensitive channel protein MscL, yielding MLEEFKKFLLRGNVLDLAIGVIIGTALTGVVKSLSSGIIMPLVNLFMFKINLSKLIFTIGAVEFHVGTVLQAIISFVITGFVLFMIVKAVNTFMKKNDEEDAIVPNEELETLKDIRELLQNQSANVTTEEPVDK